The Salmo salar chromosome ssa06, Ssal_v3.1, whole genome shotgun sequence genome window below encodes:
- the LOC106608214 gene encoding protein PALS1: MITSHQNGGPGYVTEDPMGPENGTEGPGSGAKLQQRERAVDFPPGDRVVGTVSSMVQGSRCSAQMERMQQYQEELRRKREEDANKGKHEIDLNASLRLKKLAQNPAKTGIDNPTFEAPEAGKETKDGSPLPGGDTAAELEDLLEALRRVQSCLVDTQSQADVALVLGMLHKEDFQSAFTIHSAVTQQMQPRGSPPLPLTAQAQGLCLEVQYILQSSQHKEGVELSNLLTTPHLQALIQAHDRVAEQELEPDPEESVIQYMGETVKLVRLEKAGDMPLGATVRNEMDSVVVSRVVKGGTAERSGLLAEGDEILQINGVPVRGKNVNEVHDLLTEMHGTLTFLLIPSSQKKTPPHRETVMHVRAYFNYDPSDDPYVPCRELGLSFRKGDILHIISQDDPNWWQAYREGDEDNQPLAGLVPGKSFQQQREAMKKTIVDRNPDSPGKLWCSKKNKKQRKKTIYNPSSNVDYSADDILTYDEMALYHQPANRKRPIALIGPPNSGQDELRRRLLSIQPDRFATAVPHTTRSPRIHEKNGREYHFVNRLAFETDDAAGKFIESGEYDRNLYGTSSDSVRQVINSGRICLLCLHTKSLRVLWSSNLKPYVIFIAPPSQERLRTLLAKDGKNPKPEELKELMEKAWEMEQAYGHLFDTAIVNSEPETAFHELLRLIDKLDTEPQWVPSSWLC, encoded by the exons ATGATCACTTCTCACCAGAACGGAGGACCCGGATATGTAACAGAGGACCCAATGGGGCCTGAAAATGGCACGGAGGGTCCTGGGAGTGGAGCCaagctgcagcagagagagagggctgtggaTTTCCCCCCTGGGGACAGGGTGGTGGGGACTGTTAGCAGCATGGTGCAGGGTTCCCGCTGCAGCGCCCAGATGGAGAGGATGCAGCAGTACCAGGAAGAGTTGAGGAGGAAGCGGGAGGAGGACGCCAACAAAGGGAAGCATGAAATCGATCTCAACGCCTCGCTCAGGCTCAAGAAGTTGGCCCAGAACCCAGCCAAGACGGGTATTGACAACCCCACGTTCGAAGCGCCAGAGGCAGGCAAGGAGACCAAGGATGGGAGCCCCCTGCCTGGTGGGGACACGGCTGCGG AGCTGGAAGATCTGCTGGAGGCCCTACGACGGGTGCAGAGCTGCCTAGTGGACACCCAATCGCAGGCCGACGTGGCCCTGGTGTTGGGCATGCTGCACAAGGAGGACTTCCAGAGCGCCTTCACCATCCACAGTGCCGTGACCCAGCAGATGCAGCCGCGCGGCAGCCCGCCCTTGCCCCTCACCGCCCAGGCCCAGGGCCTCTGCCTGGAG gtgCAATacatcctccagtccagtcaacaTAAAGAGGGTGTAGAGCTCAGCAACCTACTCACCACTCCCCACCTCCAG GCTCTGATACAGGCCCATGACAGGGTGGCGGAGCAGGAGTTGGAGCCGGACCCAGAAGAGAGTGTGATTCAGTACATGGGAGAGACCGTCAAACTGGTGCGACTGGAGAAGGCTGGTGACATGCCTCTG GGAGCCACAGTTCGTAACGAGATGGACAGCGTGGTGGTGAGTCGCGTGGTGAAGGGCGGGACAGCCGAGCGGAGCGGACTACTGGCCGAGGGAGATGAGATCCTGCAGATCAACGGTGTGCCCGTCCGTGGGAAAAACGTCAATGAGGTCCATGACCTTCTG ACGGAGATGCATGGCACTTTGACCTTCCTTCTCATCCCCAGCTCTCAGAAGAAAACTCCCCCACACAGAGAGACGGTG ATGCACGTGAGGGCGTATTTTAACTACGACCCGTCTGATGACCCGTACGTGCCGTGCAGGGAGCTGGGCCTGTCCTTCCGGAAGGGAGACATCCTTCACATTATCAGCCAGGACGACCCCAACTGGTGGCAGGCCTaccgggagggagatgaggacaACCAGCCCCTAGCCGGGCTAGTACCAg GGAAGAGCTTCCAGCAGCAGAGAGAAGCTATGAAGAAAACCATTGTGGACAGGAATCCTGACAGCCCAG GGAAGCTTTGGTGTTCAAAGAAGAACAAAAAGCAGAGGAAGAAAACCATTTACAACCCCAGCAGCAACGTTG ACTACTCCGCCGATGACATCCTGACCTATGATGAGATGGCGCTCTACCACCAGCCGGCCAATCGCAAGCGACCTATCGCCCTGATTGGTCCGCCCAACAGCGGGCAGGACGAGCTGCGGCGGAGGCTGCTGTCAATCCAGCCGGACAGATTCGCCACCGCCGTGCCAC ATACAACGAGAAGCCCACGGATACATGAGAAGAATGGGAGGGAGTACCACTTTGTGAACCGGCTGGCGTTTGAGACGGACGACGCCGCAGGGAAGTTCATCGAGTCTGGGGAGTATGACAGGAACTTGTACGGCACCAGCAGTGACTCGGTTCGACAGGTCATCAACTCAGGCAGGATCTGTCTGCTGTGCCTGCACACTAAG TCACTGCGGGTGCTGTGGTCCTCCAACCTCAAGCCCTATGTGATCTTCATTGCTCCTCCCTCTCAGGAGCGATTGCGCACCCTGCTGGCCAAGGATGGCAAAAACCCAAAG CCAGAGGAACTGAAGGAGCTGATGGAGAAGGcctgggagatggagcaggcctaTGGCCACCTGTTTGACACCGCCATCGTTAACAGCGAGCCAGAAACAGCCTTCCACGAGCTGCTGCGGCTCATTGACAAGTTGGACACGGAGCCCCAGTGGGTGCCCTCCTCCTGGTTGTGCTAG